Proteins found in one Sporosarcina sp. FSL K6-3457 genomic segment:
- the cas7c gene encoding type I-C CRISPR-associated protein Cas7/Csd2 codes for MNFEQIIDPTKRYDFMLVFDVTDGNPNGDPDAGNLPRIDPETMQGIVTDVALKRKIRDYVYLTRGEEQGFDIYVKHRGILTNEQKKAFEKLGKEEDDASQNTVKDAKQWMCENYFDTRMFGAVMSTKKFNAGQVRGPVQITFARSVDRVFPSDISITRVALTNATDVKGGNPEATEARSGQMGRKAYLPYGLYIAYGFYTPAFGKQTGVEEKDMQALWESLVNMWDFDRSASRGRMACRGLYVFAHESQFGNAPSHQLFEKIDIPPTKVKAARSYKDYQVNIDEELPSGVELHKVIHSF; via the coding sequence ATGAATTTCGAGCAAATTATTGATCCAACTAAAAGATATGATTTTATGCTTGTTTTTGATGTGACAGATGGAAATCCAAATGGGGATCCTGATGCTGGGAATCTACCGCGTATTGATCCTGAGACGATGCAAGGAATCGTAACAGATGTTGCTTTGAAGCGGAAAATTCGGGATTATGTGTATTTAACGAGAGGAGAAGAACAAGGCTTCGACATTTATGTTAAGCACCGTGGGATATTAACGAATGAACAGAAAAAAGCATTTGAAAAACTAGGGAAGGAAGAAGATGACGCTTCCCAGAATACAGTTAAAGACGCAAAACAGTGGATGTGTGAAAATTACTTTGATACAAGGATGTTTGGAGCGGTGATGTCCACCAAGAAATTCAATGCTGGACAGGTGAGAGGGCCTGTTCAAATTACATTTGCCCGCTCCGTGGATCGAGTGTTTCCATCCGATATTAGTATTACTCGTGTTGCTCTTACAAATGCGACTGACGTTAAAGGAGGAAATCCTGAAGCTACAGAAGCGCGTTCTGGTCAGATGGGAAGAAAAGCATATCTTCCTTATGGGTTGTATATAGCCTATGGATTTTACACACCTGCATTTGGCAAACAGACAGGCGTTGAGGAAAAAGATATGCAAGCTCTATGGGAATCGCTGGTCAACATGTGGGATTTCGATCGTTCGGCTTCTCGAGGAAGAATGGCATGCCGTGGCTTATATGTATTTGCCCATGAAAGCCAATTTGGTAACGCACCCTCACACCAACTTTTTGAAAAAATTGATATCCCGCCGACGAAAGTGAAAGCAGCACGTTCTTATAAAGATTATCAAGTAAACATCGATGAAGAGCTTCCGAGTGGAGTTGAGCTTCACAAGGTTATTCATTCCTTTTAA